From Gallus gallus isolate bGalGal1 chromosome 14, bGalGal1.mat.broiler.GRCg7b, whole genome shotgun sequence, one genomic window encodes:
- the GPER1 gene encoding G-protein coupled estrogen receptor 1 isoform X1: protein METYSASVPPVLCNSTTFNLSGSHLCNESLSSRLADKSEHQQYVIGLFLSCLYTIFLFPIGFVGNILILVVNISFREKMTIPDLYFINLAVADLILVADSLIEVFNLDEKYYDITIICTFMSLFLQINMYSSIFFLTWMSFDRYIALAKVMRSNLFRTMQHARLSCGLIWMASISAALVPFTAVHLQHTGEVYFCFADVREIQWLEITLGFIIPFVIIGLCYSLIVRVLIKAHKHRSLRLRRQKALRMIFVVVLVFFICWLPENVFISVQLLQKKSEPTSSSSPSFRHDYPLTGHIVNLAAFSNSCLNPLIYSFLGETFRDKLRLYIEQKTKMSTLHRFCQAALTSVIPDSNEQSEV, encoded by the coding sequence ATGGAAACCTACTCTGCCTCAGTACCACCTGTTCTATGTAACAGCACAACTTTCAACCTCAGTGGATCGCATCTGTGTAACGAGAGCCTGTCTTCTAGATTAGCAGATAAATCAGAGCACCAACAATACGTTATTGGGCTTTTCTTATCGTGCCTTTacacaatatttctttttcccattggCTTTGTAGGAAACATTCTGATTCTGGTTGTAAACATAAGCTTTCGTGAGAAGATGACTATCCCAGACCTTTACTTCATCAACCTCGCCGTGGCCGATCTCATTTTAGTCGCTGATTCTCTCATTGAGGTTTTTAATCTTGATGAAAAGTATTACGATATCACTATCATATGTACCTTCATGTCTCTGTTCCTTCAGATCAACATGTAtagcagcattttctttctgacgTGGATGAGTTTTGACAGATACATAGCACTGGCAAAAGTCATGAGGTCCAACCTCTTTCGCACTATGCAACACGCCAGGTTGAGCTGTGGTCTCATATGGATGGCATCTATTTCTGCAGCACTAGTGCCATTCACGGCTGTGCACTTACAACACACCGGAGAggtctatttttgttttgcagatgtAAGAGAAATTCAGTGGCTAGAAATAACCCTGGGCTTTATCATCCCCTTTGTGATCATCGGTCTCTGTTACTCGTTAATCGTCCGAGTTCTTATAAAAGCACACAAGCACAGGAGCCTCCGCCTGCGCCGACAGAAGGCTCTTCGGATGATATTTGTTGTGGTCCTGGTTTTCTTTATCTGCTGGCTCCCTGAAAACGTCTTCATTAGCGTCCAGCTTCTACAGAAGAAAAGTGAGCCCACCTCGTCAAGCAGCCCATCCTTCAGACACGACTACCCTTTAACGGGACACATTGTGAACCTCGCAGCTTTCTCCAACAGCTGTTTGAACCCTCTAATTTACAGTTTCCTTGGGGAAACCTTCAGAGACAAACTGCGACTGTACATTGAACAGAAAACCAAGATGTCCACGTTGCATCGCTTCTGTCAGGCTGCCTTGACATCTGTCATCCCCGACAGCAATGAGCAATCGGAGGTCTGA
- the GPER1 gene encoding G-protein coupled estrogen receptor 1 (The RefSeq protein has 1 substitution compared to this genomic sequence), whose translation METYSASVPPVLCNSTTFNLSGSHLCNESLSSRLADKSEHQQYVIGLFLSCLYTIFLFPIGFVGNILILVVNISFREKMTIPDLYFINLAVADLILVADSLIEVFNLDEKYYDITIICTFMSLFLQINMYSSIFFLTWMSFDRYIALAKVMRSNLFRTMQHARLSCGLIWMASISAALVPFTAVHLQHTGEVYFCFADVREIQWLEITLGFIIPFVIIGLCYSLIVRVLIKAHKHRSLRLRRQKALRMIFVVVLVFFICWLPENVFISVQLLQKKSEPASSSSPSFRHDYPLTGHIVNLAAFSNSCLNPLIYSFLGETFRDKLRLYIEQKTKMSTLHRFCQAALTSVIPDSNEQSEV comes from the coding sequence ATGGAAACCTACTCTGCCTCAGTACCACCTGTTCTATGTAACAGCACAACTTTCAACCTCAGTGGATCGCATCTGTGTAACGAGAGCCTGTCTTCTAGATTAGCAGATAAATCAGAGCACCAACAATACGTTATTGGGCTTTTCTTATCGTGCCTTTacacaatatttctttttcccattggCTTTGTAGGAAACATTCTGATTCTGGTTGTAAACATAAGCTTTCGTGAGAAGATGACTATCCCAGACCTTTACTTCATCAACCTCGCCGTGGCCGATCTCATTTTAGTCGCTGATTCTCTCATTGAGGTTTTTAATCTTGATGAAAAGTATTACGATATCACTATCATATGTACCTTCATGTCTCTGTTCCTTCAGATCAACATGTAtagcagcattttctttctgacgTGGATGAGTTTTGACAGATACATAGCACTGGCAAAAGTCATGAGGTCCAACCTCTTTCGCACTATGCAACACGCCAGGTTGAGCTGTGGTCTCATATGGATGGCATCTATTTCTGCAGCACTAGTGCCATTCACGGCTGTGCACTTACAACACACCGGAGAggtctatttttgttttgcagatgtAAGAGAAATTCAGTGGCTAGAAATAACCCTGGGCTTTATCATCCCCTTTGTGATCATCGGTCTCTGTTACTCGTTAATCGTCCGAGTTCTTATAAAAGCACACAAGCACAGGAGCCTCCGCCTGCGCCGACAGAAGGCTCTTCGGATGATATTTGTTGTGGTCCTGGTTTTCTTTATCTGCTGGCTCCCTGAAAACGTCTTCATTAGCGTCCAGCTTCTACAGAAGAAAAGTGAGCCCACCTCGTCAAGCAGCCCATCCTTCAGACACGACTACCCTTTAACGGGACACATTGTGAACCTCGCAGCTTTCTCCAACAGCTGTTTGAACCCTCTAATTTACAGTTTCCTTGGGGAAACCTTCAGAGACAAACTGCGACTGTACATTGAACAGAAAACCAAGATGTCCACGTTGCATCGCTTCTGTCAGGCTGCCTTGACATCTGTCATCCCCGACAGCAATGAGCAATCGGAGGTCTGA
- the ZFAND2A gene encoding AN1-type zinc finger protein 2A isoform X1 has protein sequence MELPWLGRHCSERACRQLDFLPLKCDACGEVFCKDHIRYDDHSCSSAYKKNVQVPVCPLCNAPVPVQKGEVPDIVVGAHMDKDCKYNPAQQKIFTNKCLKPGCKRKEMMKVVCEQCGGNFCIKHRHPLDHDCKASSRPISKAGYAALMRASQTACKSTGAIAVPSHGSMQHNRCR, from the exons ATGGAGCTGCCGTGGCTGGGCCGGCACTGCTCGGAGCGGGCGTGCAGACAGCTCG ATTTCCTCCCTCTGAAATGCGATGCGTGTGGAGAAGTCTTCTGCAAAGACCACATCCGCTACGATGACCACAGCTGTAGCTCTGCCTACAAGAAG AATGTGCAGGTTCCTGTGTGCCCCCTCTGCAATGCACCTGTCCCTGTGCAGAAGGGTGAAGTACCAGATATTGTGGTGGGAGCCCACATGGATAAGGACTGCAAATACAATCCAGCACAGCAAAAG ATCTTCACAAACAAGTGCTTAAAGCCAGGCTGCAAGAGGAAAGAGATGATGAAAGTAGTTTGTGAGCAGTGTGGTGGCAACTTCTGCATAAAGCATCGGCATCCTCTGGATCATGACTGCAAAGCCAGCAGCCGCCCCATCTCCAAGGCTGG ATATGCAGCTCTGATGCGAGCCTCTCAAACTGCCTGCAAGTCAACAGGAGCCATTGCAGTGCCATCTCACGGGAGCATGCAGCACAACAG GTGCAGATGA
- the ZFAND2A gene encoding AN1-type zinc finger protein 2A isoform X2, producing MELPWLGRHCSERACRQLDFLPLKCDACGEVFCKDHIRYDDHSCSSAYKKNVQVPVCPLCNAPVPVQKGEVPDIVVGAHMDKDCKYNPAQQKIFTNKCLKPGCKRKEMMKVVCEQCGGNFCIKHRHPLDHDCKASSRPISKAG from the exons ATGGAGCTGCCGTGGCTGGGCCGGCACTGCTCGGAGCGGGCGTGCAGACAGCTCG ATTTCCTCCCTCTGAAATGCGATGCGTGTGGAGAAGTCTTCTGCAAAGACCACATCCGCTACGATGACCACAGCTGTAGCTCTGCCTACAAGAAG AATGTGCAGGTTCCTGTGTGCCCCCTCTGCAATGCACCTGTCCCTGTGCAGAAGGGTGAAGTACCAGATATTGTGGTGGGAGCCCACATGGATAAGGACTGCAAATACAATCCAGCACAGCAAAAG ATCTTCACAAACAAGTGCTTAAAGCCAGGCTGCAAGAGGAAAGAGATGATGAAAGTAGTTTGTGAGCAGTGTGGTGGCAACTTCTGCATAAAGCATCGGCATCCTCTGGATCATGACTGCAAAGCCAGCAGCCGCCCCATCTCCAAGGCTGGGTAA